The DNA segment GAGAATGGTTTCTGCAATTCCCAAGCCGTTTATAAAGGTGGGAGAGAAATCCATTCTTGAGCACACGATTGCCCGGTTTCTAGAATTCTCTGAAGTAAAACAGATAATTGTAGCAACCTCCAAAAGCTATATTAATGAGATAGAGAATATAGTTGGCCATTTCGTTACCGATGTGCATTTCGATATTGTGGAGGGAGGAAAAGAGCGGCAATTTTCTATATATAATGCCCTCAAGCATGTAGGTGAAGAAATAGACTTGGTTGCAGTGCACGATGCCGTTCGTCCTTTTGTGCGGGTTGAATTGATTGAAGAATGTTGCCGTGCAGCAGAGAAGGTTGGCGGTGCTGTGCTTGGGGTGCCTGCAAAAGACACTATAAAAAGAGTAGATGAGTCCTTAACTATTCAAGAAACACCTAACCGATCTTTTCTTTGGCAAGCGCAAACTCCTCAGGTTTTTCAGCGCCAACTGTTAATAGATGCATACGAGTCAGCCATCAGTGATGGGTATGTTGGTACGGACGACGCTTCATTGGTGGAGCGCATCAGCGGAAAGGTACAGATGGTGGAAGGTGACCGGGAAAATTTAAAAATTACCTATCCTGTAGATTTAAAAATTGCCGAACTAATTATAGGAAAAGGGTCATGAATAAAATCAGGATTGGGTACGGTTATGATGTTCACCGCTTTCAAGAAGGTCGAAGGCTGATTCTTGGAGGAGTTGAAATTCCATACGAAAAGGGTTTGCTTGGTCATTCCGATGCCGATGTTTTACTTCATGCCATAACCGATGCACTCTTGGGGGCGCTCGCTCTTGGAGATATTGGGTCTCACTTTCCGGACACTGATCCGGCATTCAAAAATGCAGACAGCCGTAAGTTGCTTCGCGAAAGTTATAATCTAATCCAGGACCGAGGCTATAAACTAGGTAACCTTGATGCGACAGTCGTAGCAGAGCAGCCTAAACTTCGTCCTTATATTGATGAAATCAGAAAAAGTATAGCGAGCGAACTAGACTGTTCGGCTGAGGACATATCAGTGAAGGCTACAACTTCTGAAAAAATGGGTTTTGCAGGAAGGGAAGAAGGGATAATTGCCCAGGCAGTTGCACTCATTGTTAAAGCAAGCTGATGGCAGATCAAATTGTACAGAGTATTGTTGATTGGATTAGTGTAGTACCTCCATTGGGAGTGTATCTTATCTTTTTTGGAATTGCTTATGTAGAGAATTTGGTCCCGCCGATGCCTGGCGACGTAATTGTTGCCTTTGGCGGGTATCTTGCGGCAGAAGGGTTGATTCAGATTTTCCCAATTTGGAGTCTTACTGTCATTTCTTCGGTTGCAGGATTCATGACGATGTATTGGCTTGGCCACAGATGGGGTGGGCAAATTGAAGAAAATCGAGATAGCCATTTTCTACTTAGATTTATTGACTATAAATATTTTGCACGAGGTAAGAAGTGGATGGAAAAGTGGGGCCAGGGCGTTGTTGTTCTAAATCGATTTTTGGCCGGTACCCGTTCTGTAATTTCGCTCACAGCTGGCATCTCACATCTCAAAGTGATACCCACAATTCTCAGTTCTTTGGTGAGTTCGATTCTGTGGAATAGTCTATTGCTGGGAATGGGGTGGGTAATACGTGACAATTGGCCGGTTATCGGCGAGTACTTATCTAACTATGGGAAGGTGATATTGGCCTTAATCGTGCTGTTCGTGGGGGGTAAGGCATACTTTTCTTATCGCAGAAAGAAAAGTAACGTAAAAGATGAGAAAGAGTGAAAGTTTTTCACAAAAGCTTATTGACAATCAAAGCTATCATACTTAATTTTGAAGTCTTTCGCGAAAAGCCAGTGTAGCTCAGTTGGTAGAGCAACGGTTTTGTAAACCGTCGGTCATCGGTTCGAATCCGGTCACTGGCTCAGCGGACTAAATTTTACTGTTATTCTGGGGAGATACCAAAGCGGCCAACTGGGGCAGACTGTAAATCTGTTGTCGTAAGACTTCGCAGGTTCGAATCCTGCTCTCCCCACGCGTAAGCGAGCGTAACTCAATTGGTAGAGTGTCACCCTTCCAAGGTGAATGTTGCCGGTTCGATCCCGGTCGCTCGCTCAACGATGCCGATATAGCTCAGAGGTAGAGCACTT comes from the Balneola sp. genome and includes:
- a CDS encoding DedA family protein codes for the protein MADQIVQSIVDWISVVPPLGVYLIFFGIAYVENLVPPMPGDVIVAFGGYLAAEGLIQIFPIWSLTVISSVAGFMTMYWLGHRWGGQIEENRDSHFLLRFIDYKYFARGKKWMEKWGQGVVVLNRFLAGTRSVISLTAGISHLKVIPTILSSLVSSILWNSLLLGMGWVIRDNWPVIGEYLSNYGKVILALIVLFVGGKAYFSYRRKKSNVKDEKE
- the ispD gene encoding 2-C-methyl-D-erythritol 4-phosphate cytidylyltransferase; this translates as MSKLSVIIPAAGSGERMVSAIPKPFIKVGEKSILEHTIARFLEFSEVKQIIVATSKSYINEIENIVGHFVTDVHFDIVEGGKERQFSIYNALKHVGEEIDLVAVHDAVRPFVRVELIEECCRAAEKVGGAVLGVPAKDTIKRVDESLTIQETPNRSFLWQAQTPQVFQRQLLIDAYESAISDGYVGTDDASLVERISGKVQMVEGDRENLKITYPVDLKIAELIIGKGS
- a CDS encoding 2-C-methyl-D-erythritol 2,4-cyclodiphosphate synthase, translated to MRIGYGYDVHRFQEGRRLILGGVEIPYEKGLLGHSDADVLLHAITDALLGALALGDIGSHFPDTDPAFKNADSRKLLRESYNLIQDRGYKLGNLDATVVAEQPKLRPYIDEIRKSIASELDCSAEDISVKATTSEKMGFAGREEGIIAQAVALIVKAS